The Methylocystis sp. ATCC 49242 region GCTGCGGAGCGGCCGGGGCGCGCGGCGGCATCGGCGCGGGCTGGGCCTGCGGGGCCGGCGCCGGACCGCCGTGCATCGCGTCTTCCTGACGGCTCGCGCCGAAGGAGGCGAGACGCTCGAAGATCGACTTACGGCGCGGGTCATGCGCCGCCTCGGCGCGCTGCTGGCGGATCTGATCCTGAATCGGCTTCGGGAAGTCTTCGATCTGCGGCATGCGCGGCGCGCGCGGCATTTCGGGGGCCGGCGGAATATAGGGCGCCGGGGCGGGCTCGGCGGCCATGCGCGGCGCCGGCTCCATCATCGGCTCGCTGTAGGAGTGACGCGCCGGAGCCGGCTCCAGATAGACGCCATTGGTCGTCATCGTCGACGGCGCGACCGGCGCGGGCTCGGCGAAGTAGGACGGCGGAGCGGGCTCGCGCGCTTCCGGCTGATAGGCCGGCGCGGGCGCGCGCTCGGGCGCCGTGTAGATCTGGGCGGGCGCCTCGACGACCGGAGCCGCCGGCTGCGGCTTCGCCGACTGCTGCATCTGGATGCGCATGCGCTCGGCTGCTTCCGCCATGCGGGCCTGGCTCGTCGGATCGTCCGCCGTGATGGCGGCGAGATCGATGCCGGTCGCGACAACCGAAACGCGCACGACGCCTTCGAGCGAGGAGTCGAAGGTCGCGCCGAGGATGATGTTGGCGTCCTCGTCGACCTCCTGACGGATGCGGCTCGCGGCTTCGTCGACTTCATAGAGCGTCAGGTCGTGGCCGCCGGTGATGGAGATCAGCAGACCGCGCGCGCCCTTCATCGACACTTCGTCGAGCAGCGGATTGGCGATGGCCGCCTCGGCCGCGAGATTCGCGCGGCGCTCGCCCGTGGCTTCGCCCGTGCCCATCATCGCCTTGCCCATGCCGCGCATGATCGAGCGGACGTCGGCGAAGTCGAGGTTGATGAGACCCTCCTTGACCATGAGGTCGGTGACGGAGGCGACGCCCGAATAGAGCACCTGATCCGCCATGGCGAAGGCGTCCGCGAAGGTCGTCTTCTCGGTGGCGATGCGGAAGAGGTTCTGGTTCGGGATGACGATCAGCGTGTCGACGCATTTCTGCAATTCGCCGATGCCCGACTCGGCGATGCGCAGGCGGCGCTGACCCTCGAAGTGGAACGGCT contains the following coding sequences:
- the ftsZ gene encoding cell division protein FtsZ yields the protein MTINLKAPELRELKPRIMVCGVGGGGCNAVNNMISSGLSGVDFLVANTDAQALASSPAERVIQMGLQVTEGLGAGAQPEVGRAAAEEAREEIREHLQGAHMCFVTAGMGGGTGTGAAPVIAQIAREMGILTVGVVTKPFHFEGQRRLRIAESGIGELQKCVDTLIVIPNQNLFRIATEKTTFADAFAMADQVLYSGVASVTDLMVKEGLINLDFADVRSIMRGMGKAMMGTGEATGERRANLAAEAAIANPLLDEVSMKGARGLLISITGGHDLTLYEVDEAASRIRQEVDEDANIILGATFDSSLEGVVRVSVVATGIDLAAITADDPTSQARMAEAAERMRIQMQQSAKPQPAAPVVEAPAQIYTAPERAPAPAYQPEAREPAPPSYFAEPAPVAPSTMTTNGVYLEPAPARHSYSEPMMEPAPRMAAEPAPAPYIPPAPEMPRAPRMPQIEDFPKPIQDQIRQQRAEAAHDPRRKSIFERLASFGASRQEDAMHGGPAPAPQAQPAPMPPRAPAAPQPTQTHAEYGKRPAAPAPQPQGHAPAHAALDPHGRRAPAPRPVEEDHLEIPAFLRRQSNH